A genome region from Nocardia sp. NBC_00565 includes the following:
- a CDS encoding NAD(+) synthase: MPDLPFDSLYRHGFARVAVAVPRVRVADPAYNVEQTLELARQAAADGVLLTVFPELGLSSYTADDLFHQDALTDAVDAALARVVAASAQIDTVLVVGAPVRAQGRLFNCAIAVCRGTVLGAAPKSYLPNYREFYEKRQFAAARETLDDHITIAGQRVPFGADLLFTATNVDGFVFHLEICEDGWVPLPPSGYAALAGATVLVNLSASNIVIGKADYRRALCTSHSARYLAAYLYSAAGHGESTTDMAWDGQALVCENGDLLAEGERFSDHPQLVTADLDLRRLAADRIRTTSFADNVHDHRERLIRLRRIEVELPVPAGTVALRREIQRFPYVPSDPAARNERCAEVHHIQVEGLSTRLRATGSQRVVIGVSGGLDSTQALIVAAKTMDRLGLPRTHVLAYTMPGFATSTRTRTDAHALMDALGVTAAEIDIRPSATQMLRDLNHPAADGVPQYDITYENVQAGERTSHLFRLANQHHALVVGTGDLSELALGWCTFGVGDHMAHYSVNASVPKTLIKYLIAWAADTDQFGPEAGAVLSSILQTEISPELVPSSDSSAPGQSSEATVGPYELQDFHLYYTLRFGYRPSRVAYLARHAWSQRERGSWPDLIPADQRNAYDLPTIKHWLAEFLRRFVQTSQFKRSTLPNAPKVGSGGSLSPRGDWRAPSDASAAAWLDELARNVPGD; encoded by the coding sequence GTGCCCGACTTGCCGTTCGACTCGCTCTACCGGCATGGGTTCGCGCGGGTGGCGGTCGCGGTGCCTCGGGTGCGGGTCGCCGATCCCGCGTACAACGTCGAGCAGACGCTGGAGCTGGCCCGGCAGGCGGCCGCGGACGGCGTGCTGTTGACCGTCTTCCCGGAACTCGGACTGTCCAGCTACACCGCCGACGATCTGTTCCATCAGGACGCGCTGACCGACGCGGTGGACGCGGCGCTGGCGCGAGTCGTCGCGGCGAGCGCGCAGATCGATACGGTGCTGGTGGTCGGCGCGCCGGTGCGCGCACAGGGCCGCTTGTTCAACTGCGCGATCGCGGTGTGCCGCGGCACCGTGCTCGGCGCGGCGCCGAAGAGCTACCTGCCGAACTATCGCGAGTTCTACGAGAAGCGTCAGTTCGCGGCGGCCAGGGAGACCCTCGACGACCACATCACGATCGCGGGCCAGCGGGTGCCGTTCGGTGCCGATCTGCTGTTCACCGCGACCAATGTCGACGGCTTCGTCTTCCATCTGGAGATCTGCGAGGACGGCTGGGTTCCGTTGCCGCCCAGTGGATATGCCGCACTGGCCGGGGCGACGGTGCTGGTCAATCTGTCGGCGAGCAATATCGTCATCGGCAAGGCCGACTACCGGCGCGCGCTGTGCACCTCGCATTCCGCGCGCTATCTGGCCGCCTATCTGTATTCGGCTGCGGGGCATGGTGAATCGACCACCGATATGGCCTGGGACGGACAGGCACTGGTGTGCGAGAACGGCGACCTGCTCGCCGAGGGCGAGCGATTCTCCGATCATCCCCAACTGGTCACCGCCGATCTGGACCTGCGGCGGCTGGCCGCGGATCGCATCCGCACCACCAGCTTCGCCGATAACGTGCACGATCATCGCGAACGATTGATCCGGCTGCGGCGCATCGAGGTGGAGTTGCCCGTTCCGGCGGGCACGGTCGCGCTGCGACGCGAAATCCAGCGCTTCCCTTATGTTCCCAGCGATCCGGCGGCCCGCAACGAACGCTGCGCCGAAGTGCATCACATCCAGGTCGAGGGCCTGAGCACCCGATTGCGCGCGACCGGCAGCCAGCGCGTGGTCATCGGCGTCTCCGGCGGACTGGACTCCACTCAGGCACTGATCGTGGCGGCCAAGACCATGGACCGACTCGGGCTGCCGCGCACGCATGTGCTGGCCTACACCATGCCCGGCTTCGCGACCAGCACCCGGACCCGCACCGACGCACACGCTTTGATGGACGCGCTCGGCGTCACCGCCGCCGAGATCGATATCCGCCCGTCCGCCACCCAGATGCTGCGCGATCTGAATCACCCTGCCGCGGACGGTGTTCCGCAGTACGACATCACCTACGAGAACGTGCAGGCGGGCGAGCGCACCTCGCATCTGTTCCGCTTGGCGAACCAGCACCACGCGCTGGTCGTCGGCACCGGCGATCTCAGCGAACTCGCCCTCGGCTGGTGCACTTTCGGCGTCGGCGACCATATGGCGCACTACAGCGTGAACGCCTCGGTCCCCAAGACACTGATCAAGTACCTGATCGCCTGGGCCGCTGACACCGATCAGTTCGGACCCGAAGCGGGCGCGGTACTGTCCTCGATCCTGCAGACCGAGATCTCACCGGAGTTGGTGCCCAGCAGCGACTCCAGTGCACCCGGCCAGAGCTCCGAGGCCACCGTCGGCCCCTACGAACTGCAGGACTTCCACCTCTACTACACGCTGCGCTTCGGCTACCGCCCGAGCCGCGTCGCCTATTTGGCCAGGCACGCCTGGTCGCAGCGCGAACGCGGCAGTTGGCCGGACCTCATCCCGGCCGACCAGCGCAACGCCTACGACCTGCCGACCATCAAACACTGGCTCGCCGAATTCCTACGCCGCTTCGTCCAGACCAGTCAGTTCAAACGCTCCACCCTGCCCAATGCCCCGAAAGTCGGCTCGGGCGGCTCGCTTTCGCCGCGCGGCGACTGGCGCGCGCCCAGCGACGCGTCGGCCGCGGCCTGGTTGGACGAGCTCGCCCGCAACGTGCCCGGCGACTGA
- a CDS encoding suppressor of fused domain protein, with protein sequence MSESPGWIAIDAALAQLYHDIEPSHWATRVPWSLGGPDPLDGISAYPRTEPVPHWHYVTYGMTELHEKEWDNPDESGWGFELTFRLVRQPEDTEPPVWPAAFLQNLARYVFQSGNWFAPGHTIKANGPIAAEHADSDIHAVAFTLDPELGVIDSPHGRVQFLQIVGLTMPEYRAAQGGHTSAVLDELAPRLPLFVTDIDRGPLIEEPRAQAKWPRWGGGLRGRA encoded by the coding sequence GTGAGTGAAAGTCCCGGCTGGATTGCTATCGACGCCGCGTTGGCACAGCTGTACCACGACATCGAACCCAGCCATTGGGCAACGCGGGTCCCCTGGTCGCTCGGCGGACCCGATCCACTCGACGGCATCAGCGCCTATCCGCGCACCGAGCCGGTCCCGCACTGGCACTACGTCACCTATGGCATGACCGAGCTGCACGAGAAGGAATGGGACAATCCGGACGAATCGGGCTGGGGATTCGAGCTCACGTTCCGGCTGGTCCGCCAGCCGGAGGACACCGAACCGCCGGTCTGGCCCGCGGCCTTCCTGCAGAACCTGGCCCGCTACGTGTTCCAGTCCGGGAATTGGTTCGCACCGGGCCACACCATCAAGGCGAACGGCCCGATCGCCGCGGAGCACGCGGATTCGGATATCCACGCCGTCGCGTTCACCCTCGATCCGGAACTCGGCGTCATCGACTCACCGCACGGGCGTGTGCAGTTCCTGCAGATCGTCGGCCTGACCATGCCGGAGTACCGGGCCGCGCAGGGCGGGCACACCAGCGCGGTGCTCGACGAACTTGCACCGCGACTACCCCTGTTCGTCACCGATATCGACCGCGGACCGCTGATCGAGGAACCGAGGGCCCAGGCTAAATGGCCGCGCTGGGGCGGGGGTCTGCGCGGGCGGGCGTAG
- the groL gene encoding chaperonin GroEL (60 kDa chaperone family; promotes refolding of misfolded polypeptides especially under stressful conditions; forms two stacked rings of heptamers to form a barrel-shaped 14mer; ends can be capped by GroES; misfolded proteins enter the barrel where they are refolded when GroES binds), with protein sequence MAKTIAYDEEARRGLERGLNALADAVKVTLGPKGRNVVLEKKWGAPTITNDGVSIAKEIDLEDPYEKIGAELVKEVAKKTDDVAGDGTTTATVLAQALVREGLRNVAAGANPLGLKRGIEKAVEAVTARLLETAKEVETKEQIAATAGISAGDSSIGELIAEAMDKVGKEGVITVEESNTFGLQLELTEGMRFDKGYISGYFVTDPERQEAVLEDPYILLVGSKVSTVKDLLPLLEKVIQAGKPLLIIAEDVEGEALSTLVVNKIRGTFKSVAVKAPGFGDRRKAQLADIAILTGGEVISEEVGLSLETAGIELLGQARKVVITKDETTIVEGSGDPEAIKGRVAQIRTEIENSDSDYDREKLQERLAKLAGGVAVIKAGAATEVELKERKHRIEDAVRNAKAAVEEGIVAGGGVALLQSAPALDDLKLTGDEATGANIVRVALSAPLKQIAFNAGLEPGVVAEKVSNLPAGHGLNADSGEYQDLLAAGVADPVKVTRSALQNAASIAALFLTTEAVVADKPEKAAAPAGDPTGGMGGMDF encoded by the coding sequence ATGGCCAAGACAATTGCGTACGACGAAGAGGCTCGCCGCGGCCTCGAGCGGGGTCTGAATGCCCTCGCCGACGCGGTCAAGGTGACGCTGGGCCCGAAGGGTCGCAACGTTGTCCTGGAGAAGAAGTGGGGTGCCCCCACGATCACCAACGATGGTGTTTCCATCGCCAAGGAGATCGACCTGGAGGACCCGTACGAGAAGATCGGCGCCGAGCTGGTCAAGGAAGTTGCCAAGAAGACCGACGATGTCGCTGGCGACGGCACCACCACCGCCACCGTGCTCGCCCAGGCGCTCGTACGTGAGGGCCTGCGCAACGTCGCGGCCGGTGCCAACCCCCTCGGCCTGAAGCGTGGCATCGAGAAGGCCGTCGAGGCCGTCACCGCCAGGCTGCTCGAGACCGCCAAGGAGGTCGAGACCAAGGAGCAGATCGCCGCCACCGCCGGTATCTCGGCCGGCGACTCGTCCATCGGTGAGCTCATCGCCGAGGCCATGGACAAGGTCGGCAAGGAAGGCGTCATCACCGTCGAGGAGAGCAACACCTTCGGGCTCCAGCTGGAGCTCACCGAGGGTATGCGCTTCGACAAGGGCTACATCTCGGGTTACTTCGTGACCGACCCGGAGCGTCAGGAAGCGGTCCTCGAGGATCCGTACATCCTGCTGGTCGGTTCCAAGGTTTCCACCGTCAAGGACCTGCTGCCGCTGCTGGAGAAGGTCATCCAGGCCGGCAAGCCGCTGCTGATCATCGCCGAGGACGTCGAGGGCGAGGCCCTGTCGACCCTGGTCGTGAACAAGATCCGCGGCACCTTCAAGTCCGTCGCCGTCAAGGCGCCGGGCTTCGGTGACCGTCGCAAGGCGCAGCTCGCCGATATCGCCATCCTGACCGGTGGCGAGGTCATCAGCGAAGAGGTCGGCCTCTCCCTGGAGACCGCAGGCATCGAGCTGCTCGGCCAGGCCCGCAAGGTCGTCATCACCAAGGACGAGACCACCATCGTCGAGGGTTCGGGCGACCCGGAGGCCATCAAGGGCCGTGTTGCGCAGATCCGTACCGAGATCGAGAACTCGGATTCGGACTACGACCGGGAGAAGCTGCAGGAGCGTCTGGCCAAGCTGGCCGGCGGTGTTGCGGTGATCAAGGCCGGTGCCGCGACCGAGGTCGAGCTCAAGGAGCGCAAGCACCGCATCGAAGATGCCGTGCGCAACGCCAAGGCCGCCGTCGAAGAGGGCATCGTCGCCGGTGGTGGCGTGGCTCTGCTGCAGTCGGCTCCGGCTCTGGACGACCTGAAGCTCACCGGTGACGAGGCGACCGGCGCGAACATCGTGCGCGTCGCGCTGTCGGCTCCGCTGAAGCAGATCGCGTTCAACGCGGGCCTCGAGCCCGGTGTTGTCGCCGAGAAGGTCTCCAACCTTCCGGCCGGCCACGGCCTGAACGCCGACTCGGGCGAGTACCAGGACCTCCTGGCCGCCGGTGTCGCCGATCCGGTCAAGGTCACCCGTTCGGCCCTGCAGAACGCGGCCTCCATCGCGGCCCTGTTCCTGACCACCGAGGCCGTTGTCGCCGACAAGCCGGAGAAGGCCGCCGCTCCCGCGGGCGACCCGACCGGCGGCATGGGTGGCATGGACTTCTGA